One Miscanthus floridulus cultivar M001 chromosome 11, ASM1932011v1, whole genome shotgun sequence DNA window includes the following coding sequences:
- the LOC136492822 gene encoding AT-hook motif nuclear-localized protein 9-like isoform X2: MDGKELISQSDLQSFYQQQQQQHRAFGSGGGQHSPSSLAGMHSVIRPMPNMPNMNMSPTAILNSIGGGSLAGMQFQMDPPPPPPPLLHTATASMGGSASGPGAVPPASAEPVKRKRGRPRKYGPDGTMKQQQQAAASQQHLVAAPPRMGSLSSGPDMIGSSGMEDPAQKKRRGRPPGTGKKHQPSPYQGNAFAGSAGTSFTPHIITASPSEDVAAKIVAFATQSSRAVCVLSAMGSVSRAVLRHPADGSPMARVHASPQPYKNNPAIYEGFYEILSLTGSYNLAEGSQAQGQQSGGLSVTLCSPERNVIGGVLGGPLVAAGTVQVVLGSFHQGGSRSKSKKAGKQQQAAAFSSDSLTGGQEASPSSGRNQNLTPPPSVTGGWPTPGIFDTRSSNIDINSSRG, translated from the exons ATGGATGGCAAGGAACTCATCTCACAGTCCGACCTGCAGTCATTCtaccagcagcaacagcagcagcaccgGGCcttcggcagcggcggcgggcaACATAGCCCGTCCTCGCTGGCCGGGATGCACTCCGTCATCCGCCCCATGCCCAACATGCCCAACATGAACATGAGCCCCACGGCGATCCTCAACTCCATCGGCGGGGGCTCCCTCGCCGGCATGCAGTTCCAGATGgaccctccgccgccgcctccgccattgCTGCACACCGCCACTGCCTCCATGGGCGGCTCCGCCTCCGGCCCCGGCGCCGTCCCGCCGGCCTCCGCTGAGCCCGTCAAGCGCAAGAGAGGGAGGCCGCGCAAGTACGGGCCCGACGGCACcatgaagcagcagcagcaggccgcgGCGTCGCAGCAGCACCTCGTCGCCGCGCCGCCGAGGATGGGGTCCCTGTCGTCTGGTCCCGACATGATCGGTAGCTCCGGGATGGAGGACCCCGCGCAGAAGAAGCGGCGCGGCCGGCCGCCTGGAACCGGCAAGAAGCACCAGCCCTCGCCATACCAAG GCAATGCGTTCGCCGGTTCAGCTGGAACGAGTTTCACTCCGCACATCATCACAGCGTCTCCTTCAGAG GACGTGGCGGCGAAGATCGTCGCGTTCGCCACCCAGTCGTCAAGGGCGGTGTGCGTACTCTCGGCGATGGGCTCCGTCTCCAGGGCCGTCCTCCGCCACCCGGCCGACGGCTCTCCCATGGCGAGGGTTCACGCGTCGCCGCAGCCGTACAAGAACAACCCTGCCATCTACGAG GGGTTCTACGAGATCCTGAGCCTAACAGGCTCGTACAATCTAGCCGAGGGATCACAAGCACAGGGCCAGCAGAGCGGCGGGCTCAGCGTCACGCTCTGCAGCCCTGAAAGGAATGTGATCGGAGGTGTTTTGGGCGGCCCACTGGTAGCTGCAGGCACCGTGCAG GTGGTACTGGGGAGTTTTCACCAGGGAGGGTCGAGATCCAAGTCCAAGAAAGCCGGGAAGCAGCAGCAGGCGGCGGCCTTCAGCTCCGACTCGCTCACCGGGGGCCAGGAGGCGTCGCCCAGCTCCGGGCGCAACCAAAATCTAACGCCGCCGCCCTCCGTGACGGGAGGGTGGCCCACCCCCGGGATATTTGACACGAGAAGTTCCAACATTGATATCAACTCATCTAGAGGCTAG
- the LOC136492822 gene encoding AT-hook motif nuclear-localized protein 9-like isoform X1, with translation MDGKELISQSDLQSFYQQQQQQHRAFGSGGGQHSPSSLAGMHSVIRPMPNMPNMNMSPTAILNSIGGGSLAGMQFQMDPPPPPPPLLHTATASMGGSASGPGAVPPASAEPVKRKRGRPRKYGPDGTMKQQQQAAASQQHLVAAPPRMGSLSSGPDMIGSSGMEDPAQKKRRGRPPGTGKKHQPSPYQVRSFFAPGNAFAGSAGTSFTPHIITASPSEDVAAKIVAFATQSSRAVCVLSAMGSVSRAVLRHPADGSPMARVHASPQPYKNNPAIYEGFYEILSLTGSYNLAEGSQAQGQQSGGLSVTLCSPERNVIGGVLGGPLVAAGTVQVVLGSFHQGGSRSKSKKAGKQQQAAAFSSDSLTGGQEASPSSGRNQNLTPPPSVTGGWPTPGIFDTRSSNIDINSSRG, from the exons ATGGATGGCAAGGAACTCATCTCACAGTCCGACCTGCAGTCATTCtaccagcagcaacagcagcagcaccgGGCcttcggcagcggcggcgggcaACATAGCCCGTCCTCGCTGGCCGGGATGCACTCCGTCATCCGCCCCATGCCCAACATGCCCAACATGAACATGAGCCCCACGGCGATCCTCAACTCCATCGGCGGGGGCTCCCTCGCCGGCATGCAGTTCCAGATGgaccctccgccgccgcctccgccattgCTGCACACCGCCACTGCCTCCATGGGCGGCTCCGCCTCCGGCCCCGGCGCCGTCCCGCCGGCCTCCGCTGAGCCCGTCAAGCGCAAGAGAGGGAGGCCGCGCAAGTACGGGCCCGACGGCACcatgaagcagcagcagcaggccgcgGCGTCGCAGCAGCACCTCGTCGCCGCGCCGCCGAGGATGGGGTCCCTGTCGTCTGGTCCCGACATGATCGGTAGCTCCGGGATGGAGGACCCCGCGCAGAAGAAGCGGCGCGGCCGGCCGCCTGGAACCGGCAAGAAGCACCAGCCCTCGCCATACCAAG TCCGATCATTCTTTGCTCCAGGCAATGCGTTCGCCGGTTCAGCTGGAACGAGTTTCACTCCGCACATCATCACAGCGTCTCCTTCAGAG GACGTGGCGGCGAAGATCGTCGCGTTCGCCACCCAGTCGTCAAGGGCGGTGTGCGTACTCTCGGCGATGGGCTCCGTCTCCAGGGCCGTCCTCCGCCACCCGGCCGACGGCTCTCCCATGGCGAGGGTTCACGCGTCGCCGCAGCCGTACAAGAACAACCCTGCCATCTACGAG GGGTTCTACGAGATCCTGAGCCTAACAGGCTCGTACAATCTAGCCGAGGGATCACAAGCACAGGGCCAGCAGAGCGGCGGGCTCAGCGTCACGCTCTGCAGCCCTGAAAGGAATGTGATCGGAGGTGTTTTGGGCGGCCCACTGGTAGCTGCAGGCACCGTGCAG GTGGTACTGGGGAGTTTTCACCAGGGAGGGTCGAGATCCAAGTCCAAGAAAGCCGGGAAGCAGCAGCAGGCGGCGGCCTTCAGCTCCGACTCGCTCACCGGGGGCCAGGAGGCGTCGCCCAGCTCCGGGCGCAACCAAAATCTAACGCCGCCGCCCTCCGTGACGGGAGGGTGGCCCACCCCCGGGATATTTGACACGAGAAGTTCCAACATTGATATCAACTCATCTAGAGGCTAG